The sequence AATTTTACAGCAAGCTGACCAAAATTGATGAGGATGAAGGGAACTACAGGGCAATCCTGGAGTCCATGGAGAGCCATTATCCCGGTATCCAGTATCTGAATCATCTTCAGAATATAGATCCAGTCAGGGTTAACCTGATGCTAAACGGAGCCAGAGCTGTCATTGAGGAAATCCTTACAGGTGGTCTTATCAGTCATCTCAATGAGAGCCGCTCAGGGGCAACCGGTTTAATCGATATTGTCCACTCAGATTCCGGTGAAAAGTCAACACAGATGGTGGAGAACAGTATTCTTATCGATAACTGGCAGGAAAAAGCCCGTTCACGACTCGACAAGTTTGAGTTCTCAAGCGGTGAGGCCAAGTTTATCGAGATGATTGTCTACTACTTTCTGGAACCCAACTGTTTTTTCTCTGCTGATCTGACAGATCTGAAGCAGCAGGAGGTCATGAAAACTATGACCCCTGTATGGATTCATCTGGATTCGGGAGATAAACTCCTTTCTAAAGACACCGTGATGACAGCATTCGAGATGGAAAAGCTCAATGCCTATCTGGATTTGAAGGGACGTTTCAGTCTTCAGAACCTGGTAGCGCCCTTTTTCTATACATTTCTGGTGTTTGTTTTCCTTCTAGTGCTGCTTATCGCCTTTCCGGGGACTGCAGGGCTTCTTGTGAATCCTAATCTTCTGTTTTCCCTCTCCTGGTTTCATCTGGTGTCGACCCTTCTGATCTTCCGTTTTCTTTCGGTACCAGGAGGCGTTCCCGCGGTTCTTTTTATGCCCACCGGACTGGTCTGTATACTTCTCTCTCTGTTGCGTAACAGGAGGGAGACTATCGTTTTTGCCATGGTGCAGTCGGTTTTTGTTTTTTTTGTATTGAATTTTAATTCACAGGCTATGTATATGACCCTTTTCAGCGGTCTGGCCTCCTGTCTTGTGATTGAGGGAGCCGAAAAGAGAATAGACCTGATCAAGGGCGGCGTATTTCTTGCGCTGTCACAGATGGCTCTGGCCATGCTGATGATGATGGTTCTGCCTCTCTCATTGAAAGTAATGCTTTTTGCAGTTGTATTGGCCGGTATCAATGGAATCTTAAGTGGATTCTTATCTCTTACAATTCTTCCTCTTTTTGAACATATTCTTAATCCCTGTACCACATTTCGGCTGCAGGAGCTGTCAGATCTGAATGCACCCATTATCAAGAGAATGCTGGCTCTGGCACCGGGAACCTATTCCCACTCCGTTAACGTAGCCAATATGGCCGAGACGGGCTGCCGGAATATCGGTGCCAATGCGCTTCTGGCAAGGGTTGGTGCTTACTATCACGATATAGGTAAGATCGATCAGGCCAAGTATTTCAGTGAAAATCAGAAGGAATATAATAAACATGATGATATGAAAACAACTTTATCGGTTGCAGTCATCAAATCTCATGTTAAAATCGGTATTGAGATGGCCCGGAACTTGAACCTTCCTGAGGGAGTCATCGACATTATCGCCCAGCATCACGGTACCAGTGTCATTGAGTATTTTTACCAGCAGGCGGTGAAAGAGAAAGGGGTTGAGAATGTACCCCTTGAGGCTTATTCCCACAGCGGCCCCCGTCCTCAGAGCAAGGAGGCGGCGGTTGTTATGCTGGCGGATATGGCTGAGGCCGCAACCCGCAGTATGCAGAAACCTACTGTAAACAAACTGGAGAAATATCTCTGGGATCTGATCATGGTCAGATTTAAAGACGGTGAGCTGAACGAGTGCGGAATGACTCTGCAGGAACTGGAAACAGTGAAATCTTCATTTGTTCATGTACTGACAGGGCATTATCATACTAGAATAGAGTATCCAGACAGGGAAGAAAGGAAATAGAATGACAGAAATTGATATAATATCGCGTCTGGAAGAGGAACCGGGCTGGCTGGAAAATTACAGTGCATTTGTTCAGGCCGTACTGACCCTCGAGGATCTGACAGAATGGGAAATTTCATTGACTCTCTGTCATGATGCTTATATAAAAGAATTAAACGCTACCTACAGGGATAAAGATGAAGCAACAGATGTTCTCTCATTCTGTCAGAATGAGGGAGACGAGATTATGAGCTTTCCGGGTCAGCAGCTGAGCGCTGGAGATATTATAGTCTCCATGGATACCCTCGAGCGTAATGCAGAGCTTTACTCTGTTCCCCTGGAGGAAGAACTCAAACGTGTTACCATTCATGGAATACTACACCTCAAGGGCATGACCCATGAGACAAGAGAACCTGAAGAGAAAATGCTGCAGTACCAGGAGAATCTTCTGGAAAAGACAGCGGAGTTCAAGGTTTTTTAGGTGAGAACATTCAAATCTCTGTTTAAGAAAAAAGATAATCGCTCCTCCATCGTGAATCATGAAGCCCTTACCGACCTTAATGTGGTTGAAAAAGGTATGATCAAAGGAGTCGTGGAGCTTTCAGATACAAAAATCAAGGAAGTTATTATTCCCCGTATCGATGTAGTTTTTATACCTGCCGATATTGAGGAAGAGGAACTCTATGACATCCTCATGGAGTCGGGACACTCCCGCTTTCCTGTTTATGAAGATACCATCGACAATGTTGTGGGTGTTCTCTATGTAAAAGATCTTTTGAGCCTTCTTGTCAGAAAGAAGAGTATTGTTATCCGCGAGCTGATGAGAAAAGCCTATTTTGTCCCGGAGAGCATGAAGCTCGACGCTCTTTTGAAGGAATTCAAACACAGAAGAGTTCATATCGCCATTGTTGTAGACGAGTATGGTGGTGTTTCTGGTATTGTCTGTATGGAAGATATTATTGAAGAGATAGTAGGAGACATACAGGATGAGTTTGACAATGAGGATGATGATCTTCTGGAGATTGGAGACGGAACCTACCTCTGCGACGCCAGACTCAATATTGAAGATCTCAACGAGAAGCTGAATTTCAAGCTTCCCGAAGAAAAATTCGATACCTTCGGCGGATTTGTATTTGACCTGTTCGGTAAGATACCCGTAAGATTCGAAAAAGTAAGCTACAGTAATCTGGACTTCATAATTCAGAGTATGGATGGTCACAAAATAAAAACTGTTAAAATAATGTTCAGGGATGATGCAGAAAAATAAAAGATATTTACTGACAGCTGTGTTTTTCTTCTCAGTTTTTCTTCTGACGGCACAGCAGTCTCCTCTGGAACTCTATGAGGATGGACGCCACGCCTTACGATCGGGAGACTATTATTCCTCCCTGGATCTGTTTAAAAAGGCACTGGCTGTAAATTCTGCCTATGTGGATGCCCGTAAGGGGATGGCGGAAGCCTATTTCCTCCTTCAGGAATATGCCGAAGCCCTGTACCATGCAGAAGCAGCCCTGAAAGGTGCCGACAGCAGGGTAGACCTGCTGACTCTGATCGGTCGGATTTATCTGGGGATGAACCGGATGGAAGATGCCGAGTCCCAGTTTCAGAAAGCATTGGCCATGGAACCCAATAATGCGGAAGCCGCCTACGGTAAGGCCGAGATAGCAGTTTTCAGGGGTAACTACTCTGAAGGTACTGGTCTCTTTGAACGGAGCCTGACCATTAACCCTGACAGTAGAAGAGCTCTTTTATCACTCTCATTACTCCATGAAGACTCAGGGGACAGCACACGCTCCCTCTATTATCTGAACTCCGCCCTTGAACACTATCCACAGGACCCTGTCGTTCTGGACTTTGCCATCCGTCATTATGACAGAAGTGAAGAGTGGAGCAGGGCGGAAGCACTGGCAATAAAATGGAGGGCTCTGGAGCCCGATAACGACACTATTCCCATACTTTTAGGGACAATCTATAACAGAATGGGTAGAAACGAAGAGGCCGTCACTGCTTTTACTGTAGCGGTGCGCAGCCGACAGGAAGATCCCCTTGTCTGGTATATGCTGGGACGCAGTTATATGGACCTGGGCCGCTATGAAGAGGCTCTTTTAAGCTTTCGAACAGTCAATATCATCGATCCGGGGAACGAGATGTCCAGGCTCTCCATGGAATATCTACTCTTAAATGAATATCCCATCGGACATGAAGAACGGATAAAAGCCGGGGAATACCACTTCAATCTGGCAAAAGATTTTCAGAAGAGTTATCAGTACGACAAGGCCATGGACGAATACAGACTGGGCAGACTCCTCTCTCCTCTGGATCTGGACGGCTGGTGGCTCTATGCTTCCATTCAGAACTCTTTAGCTTATACCAACCGCTACCGTGAGGAGATGACGGCCCTTAAGCTTGAAGGCTACGATAACGAACGCTTTTTAAGGGTAATGGAACTGCTGGAGAGCACTGAGGATGAATCTTTCCTGAATACCTGGGATGGTCCTCTGACACATTCCCATACACCCATAACACTCTCCCTTTTTTTTGACAGAGAGAACAGCAGCATGATTCATAGGGGTATGGAAGAGGCTCTTACAGGCTTTATTGCCGACCAGATGATGAGTGATCCTCACTACGACATCAATATGACAAAAACTATCACTGATCCCGCCGAGGCCTACAGGCTGAGCCATTCGGGAAACAGTGATTTTTATATCATTCTCAAGATGACAGAGACCGAGAGGACTATCAGAATGAGCTGCTCCATCCATCTGGCCAGAACAGGCAGCGAAGTTTTCCGCTTCCATCTGCTGCGTTCAGGCAACAGACGGGTTAGCGATGTTTTGATCAAGAGTGCCCGGGATATCCTCAATGCCTTGCCTGTCAAAGGATATCTGATGGGAATTGAAGAAGATCAGGTGCTGGTTAATCTTGGAACTATGGATGCCCTGGAAGAGGAGAGTGAGTTTATCCTCCTCAGAAAGGATACAGGCCGTTGGACCGATGAGGTTCCCTATCTGGAGTTTACTCCAGACAATCTGCTGGGTACTGTGGTTCTGGATGATCTTCAGGAGGAATATTCACTGGGAACTGTCTCCAGGAATTCTCCCTTTGACCTGATCAATGCGGGGGATGAACTCTACCTTCTGACAGAAGAGATGGAGCTCCCCGATACAGTATTGCCACCGGTGAATGAAGAGCTCAAATCTCAGCTTTTGAGGCTCTACTAGTTATTGACCTGCCACTCTGATTTGTCTATAGTGAATTCAGTAAAAATTTAACAAATTCAGGAGGCAAAAACCTTGAAAATCGCAATCAACGGATTTGGCCGCATCGGCCGTAATGTATTCAAAATAGCCATGGAGAGGGAAGGAATTGAGATTGTCGGAATCAATGATCTGACAGACGCCAAGACTCTTGCCCACCTGTTGAAATATGATTCCACTTTCGGTGTCTACAGTAAAGAAGTAAAAGCTCTTGATGATAAAATCGTTGTAGACGGTCAGGAAATCCCCATTTTCGCCATTAGAAACCCTGCAGAACTTCCCTGGAGTGATCTGGGTGTTGATGTAGCCATCGAATCCACCGGTATATTCCGGGTGGCAAGCAGTCCTGAGGGCGGTTATATGGACCACATCGCAGCGGGTGCTAAAAAGGTTATTCTCACTGTTCCTGCCAAAGACGACATTGAAACAGTTGTTCTGGGTGTGAATGAAGATAGAATCATCCCCGAAATCAACGCATATTCTAATGCATCATGTACAACAAACTGTCTGGCTCCAATAGCCAAGGTATTAAATGATCTCTACGGCATTGAAAAGGGTCTGATGACCACTATTCATTCCTATACCAATGACCAGGTTATTCTGGATACTCCCCATCCCGACCTCAGGCGTTCCCGTTCTGCGGGGCTGAACATTATCCCCACCTCTACCGGTGCGGCTACAGCGGTGGGCAAGGTTATTCCCCAGCTTAAGGGTAAGCTTAACGGTGGTGCCATGAGAGTTCCCACACCCACAGGTTCTATTGTTGATCTGACTGTACAGCTTGAAAAGGACTGTAGTATTGAAGAGCTCAATGCGGCTATGAAGGAGGCTGCCGAGGGTGTTCTGGAAGGGATTCTGGAATATACGGAAGATCCCATTGTTTCAATGGATATCAAGGGTAATCCCCATTCATCAATCTTTGATGCCGGATGTACCATGAAAATGGGAGAGGGATTCTTCAAGGTTCTGTCCTGGTATGATAATGAGATGGGATATTCCACCAGGGTCGTGGATTTAGCTCAGAAGCTTGTATAAGTAATTTTAAATAAAGGCGGCATCATCCGGTGCGGTCCATCAAGAATATATTAGGAGTACCGAATGAGTGTTGTTACAGTTAAAGATCTGGACCTGAAGAACAAACGTGTTCTTGTCCGTGTAGACTTCAATGTTCCTCTGAAAGAGGGAAAAATCACCGATGATACCAGGATGCAGAGAGCCCTGCCTACCCTCAAGTATATTCTTGAGCAGGAAGGAACTTCTCTGATTGTTATGAGTCACCTTGGACGTCCCTCTGAAGAGAGAGAGCCCCAGTTCAGCATGAAACAGCTTGAAGCTCACCTGGCTGAAATCACAGGAGTAACAGTAAAGACTGCTTCTGACTGTATCGGCAGTGACGTTGAAGCCATGGTTGCAGCTATGAATCCCGGAGAAATTCTGCTTCTGGAAAACACACGTTACCACAACGCCGAAAAGAAAAATGATCCCGAGTTTGCCTCACAGCTGGCTAAACTGGCTGATGTTTATGTAAACGATGCCTTTGGTGCCGCTCATAGAGCACATGCTTCTACAGAAGGAATCACAAAGTATCTTCCTTCCTGTGCCGGTTTCCTTATGGAAAAAGAGTGTCTGTTTTTCGATAAGGTTCTTGAAGCTCCCGAAAAACCCTTTGTCGCCATCATCGGTGGTGCCAAGGTTTCTTCTAAAATCGAAGTTCTGGATTCCCTTCTTGATAAATGCAACACCTTCGTTATCGGCGGTGGTATGGCATACACATTCTTGAAAGTTCAGGGATACACAATCGGAAACTCACTCTTCGAAGAAGATTATATCGATACTGCAAAGGCTTTCCTGGAAAATGCAGAAAAAGCCGGTGTTGAAGTAATCCTTCCTATGGATCATGTAGTGGCAGCTAAATTTGATGAAAATGCAGATGCTGAAGCCATTGATGAAATTAATATTCCCGATGGAAAACTGGCCATGGATATTGGACCCAAGACAATCGCAGCTATTAAAGTCAGAATTGCATCAGCCAAAACTGTTGTATGGAATGGACCTATGGGTGTATTCGAGTTTGACAAGTTTGCCAGGGGAACAGCAGAAGTTGCCGAATTTGTTGCAAACTGTGCCGGAACCACTGTTGTGGGCGGAGGAGACTCTGTCGCGGCTGTTAACAAGTTCAAACTGGCCGATAAAATCGACCATGTATCCACCGGTGGTGGAGCATCCCTGGAATACCTGGAAGGAAAAGCCCTTCCAGGTGTAGTCGCATTGCGTAAATAATATCTATTGCCCCTGTCTATTTATTTGAACGGGGCAGGCTGAATAAACAAGAAAAAATATCTTTAGGAGATTAATTATGAGAAATTACCTGATCGCAGGAAACTGGAAAATGAACAAGACTCCTTCCGAAGCATCAGCTTTGGCAAAGGAAATCGTTTCCGTAGTAAAAGATGCTGACTGTAGAGTAATGGTAGCACCTTCTTTCGTATGTATTCCTGCTGTTGTAGAAGCCGTTAAGGGAAGCAATATCATCGTAGCCGCTCAGAACATGGCAGGAACAGAATCCGGTGCCTTCACTGGTGAAACTTCTGTACTTATGCTCAAAGACCTGGGTGTAGAGATGGTTCTTCTAGGACATTCCGAAAGACGCCACGTTTACGGTGAAACAAACGAAATGATCAACGAAAAAGTAAAACTGGCTCTGGTCCATGGCGTTGATCCCGTACTTTGTATCGGTGAGCTCCTTGAAGAAAGAGAAGCTGGAAAAGCCGAAGCAGTATGTTTCGAGCAGTTGGAAAAAGGTCTTGCCGGTGTTTCTGAAGCCGAACTGGATAAGGTAGTGATTGCTTACGAACCTGTATGGGCCATCGGAACAGGTAAAACTGCAACTCCCGAAGATGCAGATTCAATCCATGCAGCATGCAGAAAGAAAATTGCCGACATGTACTCTGATGCAGCAGCAGAAAAAATGGTTATTCAGTACGGTGGTTCCATGAATCCCGGTAATGTAAAAAACCTGATGTCAATGGACAATATTGATGGTGGACTGATCGGCGGAGCTTCTTTAAAGGCTGATTCTTTCGCAGAACTTGTAAATTTCAATAAATAA is a genomic window of Oceanispirochaeta sp. M1 containing:
- the ybeY gene encoding rRNA maturation RNase YbeY, whose amino-acid sequence is MTEIDIISRLEEEPGWLENYSAFVQAVLTLEDLTEWEISLTLCHDAYIKELNATYRDKDEATDVLSFCQNEGDEIMSFPGQQLSAGDIIVSMDTLERNAELYSVPLEEELKRVTIHGILHLKGMTHETREPEEKMLQYQENLLEKTAEFKVF
- a CDS encoding tetratricopeptide repeat protein: MQKNKRYLLTAVFFFSVFLLTAQQSPLELYEDGRHALRSGDYYSSLDLFKKALAVNSAYVDARKGMAEAYFLLQEYAEALYHAEAALKGADSRVDLLTLIGRIYLGMNRMEDAESQFQKALAMEPNNAEAAYGKAEIAVFRGNYSEGTGLFERSLTINPDSRRALLSLSLLHEDSGDSTRSLYYLNSALEHYPQDPVVLDFAIRHYDRSEEWSRAEALAIKWRALEPDNDTIPILLGTIYNRMGRNEEAVTAFTVAVRSRQEDPLVWYMLGRSYMDLGRYEEALLSFRTVNIIDPGNEMSRLSMEYLLLNEYPIGHEERIKAGEYHFNLAKDFQKSYQYDKAMDEYRLGRLLSPLDLDGWWLYASIQNSLAYTNRYREEMTALKLEGYDNERFLRVMELLESTEDESFLNTWDGPLTHSHTPITLSLFFDRENSSMIHRGMEEALTGFIADQMMSDPHYDINMTKTITDPAEAYRLSHSGNSDFYIILKMTETERTIRMSCSIHLARTGSEVFRFHLLRSGNRRVSDVLIKSARDILNALPVKGYLMGIEEDQVLVNLGTMDALEEESEFILLRKDTGRWTDEVPYLEFTPDNLLGTVVLDDLQEEYSLGTVSRNSPFDLINAGDELYLLTEEMELPDTVLPPVNEELKSQLLRLY
- the pgk gene encoding phosphoglycerate kinase, translated to MSVVTVKDLDLKNKRVLVRVDFNVPLKEGKITDDTRMQRALPTLKYILEQEGTSLIVMSHLGRPSEEREPQFSMKQLEAHLAEITGVTVKTASDCIGSDVEAMVAAMNPGEILLLENTRYHNAEKKNDPEFASQLAKLADVYVNDAFGAAHRAHASTEGITKYLPSCAGFLMEKECLFFDKVLEAPEKPFVAIIGGAKVSSKIEVLDSLLDKCNTFVIGGGMAYTFLKVQGYTIGNSLFEEDYIDTAKAFLENAEKAGVEVILPMDHVVAAKFDENADAEAIDEINIPDGKLAMDIGPKTIAAIKVRIASAKTVVWNGPMGVFEFDKFARGTAEVAEFVANCAGTTVVGGGDSVAAVNKFKLADKIDHVSTGGGASLEYLEGKALPGVVALRK
- the gap gene encoding type I glyceraldehyde-3-phosphate dehydrogenase; its protein translation is MKIAINGFGRIGRNVFKIAMEREGIEIVGINDLTDAKTLAHLLKYDSTFGVYSKEVKALDDKIVVDGQEIPIFAIRNPAELPWSDLGVDVAIESTGIFRVASSPEGGYMDHIAAGAKKVILTVPAKDDIETVVLGVNEDRIIPEINAYSNASCTTNCLAPIAKVLNDLYGIEKGLMTTIHSYTNDQVILDTPHPDLRRSRSAGLNIIPTSTGAATAVGKVIPQLKGKLNGGAMRVPTPTGSIVDLTVQLEKDCSIEELNAAMKEAAEGVLEGILEYTEDPIVSMDIKGNPHSSIFDAGCTMKMGEGFFKVLSWYDNEMGYSTRVVDLAQKLV
- the tpiA gene encoding triose-phosphate isomerase codes for the protein MRNYLIAGNWKMNKTPSEASALAKEIVSVVKDADCRVMVAPSFVCIPAVVEAVKGSNIIVAAQNMAGTESGAFTGETSVLMLKDLGVEMVLLGHSERRHVYGETNEMINEKVKLALVHGVDPVLCIGELLEEREAGKAEAVCFEQLEKGLAGVSEAELDKVVIAYEPVWAIGTGKTATPEDADSIHAACRKKIADMYSDAAAEKMVIQYGGSMNPGNVKNLMSMDNIDGGLIGGASLKADSFAELVNFNK
- a CDS encoding hemolysin family protein; amino-acid sequence: MRTFKSLFKKKDNRSSIVNHEALTDLNVVEKGMIKGVVELSDTKIKEVIIPRIDVVFIPADIEEEELYDILMESGHSRFPVYEDTIDNVVGVLYVKDLLSLLVRKKSIVIRELMRKAYFVPESMKLDALLKEFKHRRVHIAIVVDEYGGVSGIVCMEDIIEEIVGDIQDEFDNEDDDLLEIGDGTYLCDARLNIEDLNEKLNFKLPEEKFDTFGGFVFDLFGKIPVRFEKVSYSNLDFIIQSMDGHKIKTVKIMFRDDAEK
- a CDS encoding HD family phosphohydrolase, translating into MNRNIRVNFLEHPLLKDNKTVNRRRLILFYSLFVVTILLLTQFDKIFLRETFYGYKVGDVVEEEVLLSKSLTFINQEASEKKMKLAMELILPVYVVKDDISLRILSSYDEFYSKLTKIDEDEGNYRAILESMESHYPGIQYLNHLQNIDPVRVNLMLNGARAVIEEILTGGLISHLNESRSGATGLIDIVHSDSGEKSTQMVENSILIDNWQEKARSRLDKFEFSSGEAKFIEMIVYYFLEPNCFFSADLTDLKQQEVMKTMTPVWIHLDSGDKLLSKDTVMTAFEMEKLNAYLDLKGRFSLQNLVAPFFYTFLVFVFLLVLLIAFPGTAGLLVNPNLLFSLSWFHLVSTLLIFRFLSVPGGVPAVLFMPTGLVCILLSLLRNRRETIVFAMVQSVFVFFVLNFNSQAMYMTLFSGLASCLVIEGAEKRIDLIKGGVFLALSQMALAMLMMMVLPLSLKVMLFAVVLAGINGILSGFLSLTILPLFEHILNPCTTFRLQELSDLNAPIIKRMLALAPGTYSHSVNVANMAETGCRNIGANALLARVGAYYHDIGKIDQAKYFSENQKEYNKHDDMKTTLSVAVIKSHVKIGIEMARNLNLPEGVIDIIAQHHGTSVIEYFYQQAVKEKGVENVPLEAYSHSGPRPQSKEAAVVMLADMAEAATRSMQKPTVNKLEKYLWDLIMVRFKDGELNECGMTLQELETVKSSFVHVLTGHYHTRIEYPDREERK